Proteins from one Trueperaceae bacterium genomic window:
- a CDS encoding thioesterase family protein codes for MTRLRKPDLSRDLREAWEGGVHRLPIQVRWRDTDGFGHVNNVVFASWIELARIGFLRGVDPPSGDLILARLELDFLRQVTLDAEVEVETRVSRVGRTSVGLRHLVLADGAPAARIESVIVLFDYGRQAKRAVGPELRATLLRYATRDLVDARPDGDAVADAASSDERSARSDGT; via the coding sequence ATGACGCGATTGCGGAAGCCCGACCTGAGCCGCGACCTGCGCGAGGCGTGGGAGGGGGGCGTCCACCGCCTTCCGATCCAAGTCCGCTGGAGGGATACGGACGGCTTCGGGCACGTCAACAACGTGGTCTTCGCCAGCTGGATCGAGCTGGCCCGGATCGGCTTCCTGCGCGGCGTCGACCCGCCCAGCGGCGACCTGATCCTTGCCCGGCTGGAGCTGGACTTCCTGCGGCAGGTCACCCTGGACGCGGAGGTCGAGGTCGAGACGCGCGTCAGTCGCGTCGGTCGCACCAGCGTAGGCCTGCGGCACCTCGTTCTGGCCGACGGCGCTCCGGCCGCCCGGATCGAGAGCGTGATCGTGCTGTTCGATTACGGGCGACAGGCGAAGCGCGCGGTGGGTCCCGAGCTTCGGGCCACCCTTCTGCGCTACGCGACTCGGGACCTGGTTGATGCCCGGCCCGACGGCGACGCCGTGGCCGACGCCGCCTCGTCCGACGAGCGGTCAGCGAGGTCCGACGGGACCTAG
- a CDS encoding zinc finger domain-containing protein gives LGNIYADEALWRTRVHPATPARRLTRRQADALGAAIRDVLRAAIEAQGTTLNDYRTVNGNVGAYRRHLAAYGHEGDPCPRCGATIERSVVGQRSSFSCPTCQPRPRRSRRRRADRAAAGAGRARPDAGEGE, from the coding sequence GGCTCGGCAACATCTACGCCGACGAGGCGCTCTGGCGGACGCGCGTCCACCCCGCGACGCCCGCCCGCCGGCTGACCCGCCGTCAGGCGGACGCGCTAGGGGCCGCCATCCGCGACGTGCTCCGCGCCGCGATCGAGGCGCAGGGGACGACGCTGAACGACTACCGCACGGTGAACGGGAACGTGGGCGCCTACCGCCGGCATCTCGCCGCCTACGGCCACGAGGGCGATCCCTGCCCGCGGTGCGGAGCGACGATCGAGCGCAGCGTGGTCGGTCAGCGCAGCAGCTTCTCCTGTCCGACCTGCCAACCGCGGCCGCGGCGCAGCCGGCGGCGACGCGCGGACCGGGCGGCGGCCGGCGCTGGGCGCGCGCGACCCGACGCCGGCGAGGGAGAGTAG